In the genome of Myxococcus stipitatus, one region contains:
- a CDS encoding RNA methyltransferase encodes MSLVSHLRVVLHQTQGPDNLGAVARLAANFGVAELVLSDPQLQEMDGARRMAVHAGHVLESARIVPTLPAALEDVVLAIGTTSRQNLRGMPTLSPEEAVEMLARHAQRGKVALVLGGEKRGMSDEDLSHCQQALVIPTRPEQPSMNLAQAAAVLFYLCSRAQAEVPERSVAEGAPLRLVQALQARMRQVLLDADFLNWQGPDAVLSEMIHSLTRAALTKREVELWLNAFKHLGRCVARPATPPEPTK; translated from the coding sequence ATGTCTCTCGTTTCCCACCTGCGCGTCGTGCTGCACCAGACGCAGGGCCCGGACAATCTCGGCGCCGTGGCGCGCCTGGCCGCCAACTTCGGTGTGGCGGAGCTCGTGCTCTCAGACCCCCAACTGCAGGAGATGGACGGCGCACGACGCATGGCCGTCCATGCTGGCCATGTCCTCGAGTCGGCGCGCATCGTGCCGACCCTGCCCGCGGCGCTGGAGGACGTGGTGCTCGCGATAGGGACGACCTCCCGGCAGAACCTGCGCGGCATGCCGACGCTCTCTCCCGAGGAGGCGGTGGAGATGCTGGCGCGGCACGCCCAGCGCGGGAAGGTCGCGCTGGTCCTCGGAGGTGAGAAGCGGGGCATGTCGGACGAGGACCTGAGCCACTGCCAACAGGCGCTCGTCATCCCGACTCGGCCTGAGCAGCCCTCGATGAACCTGGCGCAGGCGGCGGCGGTCCTCTTCTATCTCTGCTCGCGCGCGCAGGCGGAAGTGCCAGAGCGAAGTGTGGCGGAGGGGGCGCCCCTGCGACTGGTGCAGGCGCTCCAGGCCCGGATGCGGCAGGTCCTCCTGGACGCGGACTTCCTCAACTGGCAGGGGCCGGATGCGGTGCTCTCGGAGATGATCCACTCACTCACCCGCGCGGCACTGACGAAGCGCGAGGTGGAGCTGTGGCTCAACGCCTTCAAGCACCTTGGCCGCTGTGTCGCTCGCCCGGCGACGCCTCCCGAGCCCACGAAGTAG
- a CDS encoding MBL fold metallo-hydrolase yields the protein MKVVAAMMVLLPGLVLAQERDFSQVEVRATRVAGNVHMIQGAGGNIAVSVGPDGQLLVDTEFAPLSDKLRAALKKLGKQRLVYVVNTHVHSDHTGGNAAFGREATLVAHRAVRERMSKPRTRRGETLPPAPEHARPIVTLQQGMSLWFNGEEVRLTHLPSGHTDGDIAVLFVGSNVLHTGDLFFTDRFPVIDLEAGGNVGGYVRNAETLLASLPPGARIIPGHGALGGREELERFVAMLRETTALVRRKKEAGLSLEQVKAEGLPEKFRSFGEGHVKTDRWLEMVYTSQEQGSRP from the coding sequence ATGAAGGTCGTTGCCGCCATGATGGTCCTGTTGCCGGGGCTCGTGCTCGCCCAGGAGCGCGACTTCTCCCAGGTGGAGGTGCGCGCGACGCGCGTGGCGGGAAACGTCCACATGATTCAGGGAGCCGGAGGAAACATCGCGGTCTCCGTGGGGCCGGATGGGCAGCTCCTGGTGGACACCGAGTTCGCGCCGCTCTCGGACAAGCTGCGCGCGGCCCTCAAGAAGCTCGGGAAGCAGCGGCTGGTCTATGTGGTCAATACGCACGTGCACAGCGACCACACGGGCGGCAATGCGGCCTTCGGACGAGAGGCCACGCTCGTCGCCCATAGGGCCGTGCGCGAGCGGATGTCCAAGCCGAGGACACGGCGCGGAGAGACGCTGCCTCCCGCGCCCGAGCACGCACGCCCCATCGTCACCCTCCAGCAAGGCATGAGCCTCTGGTTCAACGGCGAGGAGGTCCGCCTGACACACCTCCCCTCGGGCCACACGGACGGAGACATCGCGGTGCTCTTCGTGGGCAGCAACGTCCTGCACACCGGGGACCTCTTCTTCACGGACCGGTTCCCCGTCATCGACCTGGAAGCGGGCGGCAACGTGGGGGGCTACGTGCGCAACGCGGAGACGCTGCTCGCGAGCCTGCCACCCGGGGCACGCATCATTCCGGGCCACGGTGCGCTCGGCGGGCGCGAGGAGCTGGAGCGCTTCGTCGCCATGTTGCGCGAGACCACCGCGCTCGTGCGTCGCAAGAAGGAGGCGGGCCTGTCACTGGAGCAGGTGAAGGCCGAGGGCCTGCCGGAGAAGTTCCGGAGCTTTGGCGAAGGGCACGTCAAGACGGACCGCTGGCTGGAGATGGTCTACACGAGCCAGGAGCAGGGCTCGCGGCCCTGA
- a CDS encoding alpha/beta hydrolase codes for MKSAFKGAQAKAVLTRWHDHFRGRLRVPTESRTVKTRIGDTHVLVGGPEAGPAVVVLHGALASSAHVLHELAPLLEHFRLHAVDVVGQSVMSADVRPSVSNNEYGEWLRDVLDGLSLQRPHVVGVSWGGFVSIRLAALAPERIDRLALLFPAGVVNGSHWEGLTKVAIPMMLYRMSPSERRLKAFVRHLLTTQDDDWAPFLGDAVRACNMDMRVPALAKPEELIRLQAPTLVLAGDGDVSFPGEKLLARAQALFPSLADQELIKDCRHCPPTTDAFRQWLAKRIGDFLRAG; via the coding sequence ATGAAATCGGCATTCAAGGGGGCGCAGGCGAAGGCGGTCCTGACCCGGTGGCATGACCACTTCCGCGGCCGTCTGCGAGTCCCCACCGAGAGTCGGACCGTGAAGACCCGCATCGGCGACACGCACGTGCTGGTGGGCGGCCCGGAAGCGGGCCCCGCTGTCGTCGTCCTTCACGGCGCACTCGCCAGCTCCGCGCACGTGCTCCATGAGCTGGCGCCGCTGCTGGAACACTTCCGTCTTCACGCCGTGGACGTCGTCGGCCAGTCGGTGATGAGCGCGGATGTGCGGCCTTCGGTATCGAACAACGAATATGGCGAGTGGCTCCGAGACGTTCTCGACGGCCTGTCCCTCCAGCGTCCGCATGTGGTGGGCGTGAGCTGGGGTGGCTTCGTGTCCATCCGGCTCGCGGCCCTCGCGCCCGAGCGCATCGACAGGCTCGCCCTCTTGTTCCCCGCGGGGGTGGTGAATGGCTCTCACTGGGAGGGGCTCACGAAGGTGGCCATCCCGATGATGCTCTACCGGATGTCCCCGTCGGAGCGTCGCCTGAAGGCGTTCGTCCGTCATCTGCTCACGACCCAGGACGATGACTGGGCACCCTTCCTGGGCGACGCCGTCCGTGCGTGCAACATGGACATGCGTGTCCCTGCGCTCGCGAAGCCGGAGGAGCTGATCCGATTGCAGGCGCCCACGCTCGTGCTCGCTGGCGATGGGGATGTGAGCTTTCCAGGAGAGAAGCTGCTCGCCCGCGCCCAAGCGCTCTTTCCCAGCCTCGCCGACCAGGAGCTCATCAAGGACTGTCGCCACTGTCCGCCCACGACGGATGCCTTCCGGCAATGGCTGGCGAAGCGTATCGGCGACTTCCTGCGGGCGGGCTGA
- a CDS encoding TPR end-of-group domain-containing protein, whose amino-acid sequence MRGRVVAGVCLVTWSLYGLSGCASTSAVAPRATSAPLACDTALAGTEALLAPGGLVLLGEMHGTQEVPRFTGQVACLASAKGLAVRVGLEIPEAEQPSLDAFLAAEDVTRAQEELLQRPFWVRDIQDGRSSQAMLQLLGQLRDLRRAGAKLVVFAFDDELKGVAESRDARMAKRIGTAVEQLPGDLTLVLTGNIHALVDKGAPWDPEFLPMGWHLTQAKHRVVAMNNSYTGGSAWVCMGQQPCMGRTLPRRDLGRQPSVEVSATSANGYHGFFHVGNLTASPPAAESKRGPYGQGLLLRQQADTAFHAKQFAACAQHFAEAARVDPSQGASDAYNEACCRALAGDKDGAFSALGTVADKGYTSWQHLRRDSDLASLRADARWVPLVNRVKANLVATMAPHSNAELFSLFLEDQEDREGELEGRELDWAVIRPRDARRRARVDELLKSGKVQSAKDHFHAGAIFHHGEGADFQRAHGLLLKSVELDPKDGLARVMAATAEDRVLMMQGKPQRYGTQRERVNGQWRLYAVDPSVTDAERAKWGLPPLAKTLEEVKAANATPP is encoded by the coding sequence ATGCGTGGAAGGGTCGTGGCTGGCGTCTGTCTTGTCACCTGGTCGCTGTATGGGTTGTCCGGCTGTGCATCCACCTCCGCCGTGGCGCCGCGGGCCACCTCGGCCCCGCTCGCGTGCGACACGGCGCTCGCTGGAACGGAGGCACTGCTCGCGCCCGGCGGGCTCGTGCTGCTCGGGGAGATGCACGGCACGCAAGAGGTGCCGCGCTTCACCGGACAGGTCGCGTGCCTGGCCTCCGCGAAGGGGCTGGCGGTCCGGGTGGGGCTCGAGATTCCCGAGGCGGAGCAGCCGTCGCTGGACGCATTCCTCGCGGCGGAGGATGTGACACGGGCGCAAGAGGAGCTCCTCCAGCGTCCGTTCTGGGTGCGAGACATCCAGGACGGACGCAGCAGCCAGGCCATGCTCCAGCTGCTGGGACAGCTGCGCGACTTGCGGCGCGCGGGCGCGAAGCTCGTCGTCTTCGCCTTCGACGATGAGCTCAAGGGGGTGGCGGAGAGCCGCGACGCGCGGATGGCGAAGCGCATTGGCACCGCGGTGGAGCAGCTCCCGGGAGACCTCACGCTGGTGCTCACCGGCAACATCCACGCCCTGGTCGACAAGGGCGCGCCGTGGGACCCGGAGTTCCTGCCCATGGGCTGGCATCTGACCCAGGCGAAGCACCGCGTGGTGGCGATGAACAACAGCTACACCGGAGGCAGCGCCTGGGTGTGCATGGGCCAACAGCCGTGCATGGGGCGCACCCTGCCGCGCAGAGACCTGGGACGACAGCCGTCCGTCGAAGTGTCCGCGACATCCGCCAATGGCTACCACGGCTTCTTCCACGTGGGGAACCTCACCGCTTCGCCGCCCGCAGCGGAGTCGAAGCGGGGGCCGTACGGACAGGGACTGCTGTTGCGACAACAGGCGGACACGGCCTTCCATGCGAAGCAGTTCGCGGCGTGCGCCCAGCACTTCGCCGAGGCGGCACGCGTCGACCCGTCCCAGGGCGCGTCGGACGCCTACAACGAAGCCTGCTGTCGCGCGCTGGCGGGCGACAAGGACGGTGCGTTCAGCGCCCTCGGGACCGTCGCGGACAAGGGGTACACGTCCTGGCAGCACCTCCGGCGGGACTCCGACCTCGCCTCGCTGCGAGCGGACGCTCGCTGGGTGCCGCTGGTCAACCGGGTGAAGGCCAACCTCGTGGCGACGATGGCGCCTCACTCCAACGCGGAGCTGTTCTCCCTCTTCCTGGAGGACCAGGAGGACCGTGAGGGCGAGCTCGAGGGCCGCGAGCTGGATTGGGCCGTCATCCGGCCTCGCGACGCACGGCGCCGGGCGCGGGTCGACGAGCTGCTGAAGTCGGGCAAGGTCCAGAGCGCCAAGGACCACTTCCACGCGGGCGCCATCTTCCACCACGGCGAAGGTGCCGACTTCCAGCGCGCCCATGGGCTGCTGCTCAAGAGCGTGGAGCTCGACCCGAAGGACGGCCTGGCGCGCGTGATGGCCGCAACCGCGGAGGACCGGGTCCTGATGATGCAAGGCAAGCCCCAGCGCTACGGGACGCAGCGCGAGCGCGTGAACGGGCAGTGGCGACTGTACGCGGTGGATCCGTCAGTGACGGATGCGGAGCGCGCGAAGTGGGGGCTGCCTCCGCTGGCCAAGACGCTCGAAGAGGTGAAGGCCGCGAACGCGACACCTCCTTGA
- a CDS encoding LysR family transcriptional regulator: MNALYEKSLDLNLLRVFVVVAEAGSVTAAAARLYLTQPAVSAALRRLTSAVGAPLFVRSGRGLELSARGRRLLATARPHVEALVEAALAPATFDPRSSERTVRLGLSDASESWLLPRLLEVFAREAPKMRLVVVPAQFRNVGMLLSTSAVDLAMTVADELPPNIHRLRLFHEGFLCLFDPRHARPGKRFTLERYLEHEHVIVSYNGDLRGVVEDALGLQRKVRVSIPSFHGVGDLVEGSALVATVPGMVARHVMALRPALRALKPPFEMEGAPLELLWRATSEDDEALRFVREHVARMARSQSPAA; this comes from the coding sequence ATGAACGCCCTCTATGAGAAGTCGCTCGACCTGAACCTGCTGCGAGTCTTCGTCGTCGTGGCGGAGGCGGGCAGCGTCACGGCGGCGGCCGCTCGGCTGTACCTCACCCAGCCGGCGGTGAGCGCGGCGCTCCGGCGGCTGACGTCCGCCGTGGGGGCACCGCTGTTCGTGCGCAGTGGGCGAGGACTGGAACTGAGTGCGCGAGGACGGCGGCTTCTCGCCACGGCGCGTCCCCATGTGGAGGCCCTGGTCGAGGCGGCCCTGGCCCCCGCGACGTTCGACCCGCGCTCGAGCGAGCGCACGGTGCGCCTGGGGCTCTCCGACGCGAGCGAGTCGTGGCTGTTGCCCCGGCTGCTGGAGGTCTTCGCACGAGAGGCACCGAAGATGCGGCTCGTGGTGGTGCCCGCGCAGTTCCGGAACGTGGGGATGCTCTTGAGCACGTCCGCCGTGGACCTCGCGATGACGGTGGCGGATGAGCTGCCGCCGAACATCCACCGGCTCAGGCTCTTCCACGAAGGCTTCCTCTGCCTGTTCGACCCGCGCCACGCGCGGCCCGGGAAGCGCTTCACGCTGGAGCGCTATCTGGAGCACGAGCACGTCATCGTCTCGTACAACGGCGACTTGCGCGGCGTGGTGGAGGACGCGCTGGGACTCCAGCGCAAGGTCCGCGTGTCCATCCCGTCGTTCCACGGCGTCGGCGACCTGGTGGAAGGGAGCGCGCTGGTGGCCACGGTGCCGGGGATGGTCGCGCGACATGTGATGGCCTTGCGCCCTGCCCTGCGCGCGCTGAAGCCCCCGTTCGAGATGGAAGGCGCGCCCCTGGAGCTGCTCTGGCGCGCCACCTCCGAGGACGATGAGGCCCTGCGCTTCGTGCGAGAGCATGTCGCCCGGATGGCGAGGAGCCAGAGCCCCGCGGCCTGA